A DNA window from uncultured Methanoregula sp. contains the following coding sequences:
- a CDS encoding DEAD/DEAH box helicase family protein — MDRNEFRTRLEMIDVLLQEQGWPVFDRSRVISEVDTKQSDFVTKQYKTVSETLKNDLESKYVDYLLLDSFGAPLAIIEAKRTTKDPLTGQKQAEMYADDIKRQTGRDVFIFLSNGYRIVFWDRERYSPREVKGFYAQGDLERLRFQRTQDANAPVSVDTAIVDRAKGIECVKRVVEHLQKGHRKGLIVMATGTGKTRVAMAIVKVLMEKGLVQKVLFLADRKALRNQAMNKGFKAFFPEEGKDTIYAGRYDKSKRLYVSTIQTFQEIYLDKDANGQFRLSPGEFDLIISDEAHRSIYNKWKDVFTYFDAIQIGLTATPSEIIEKDTLRFFECHDGSPTALYSYDEAVRDGVLVDFRRSILGAQTHFQIAGVRRQDLPEGERAKLLEQGIDPDEIDFEGTELEKKVAVKGTSEAIVREFMENALSDQTGTLPAKSIIFAISKKHAYRIQEAFDSLYPEYRGTLARTIVSEDSRAEELIRTFTNESMPRVAISVDMLDTGIDVPEVCNLVFAKPVFSKIKFWQMLGRGTRANSACTHPVWLPEGKKEYFQVFDFWNNFEYWQMNPDGVKNESPEAITNRIFLSRIKQLALLRDHGDAVRAAQVKEQILSDIRSLPPDSVSIRDNKEEIKKALSPHLWDNVAVDPLQFLTQKIMPLMRYQQDVNLNTAIFSLRCEQLRHAILRNDAGEIERQKLLIGGMVECLPLTINKVQEHEAFIREVLSKSFWTSVTYESAQQMLDELSPLMPYMRKEPQQTIVIDMGDRIEMRKLIQMLGEKEQTYITKYREHVEDRIKKIAADSPVIQKIARDEVLSEADLQQLEATIFGPDLAKNSAELGKAVTSTESILVSFIKRVLGMYGEANPTDRIRDAFQTYMIENNKHYSADQLNFIRMVESVFATKKHITYADFWEPPFITLGNAPEPMFSTEELKVFEGICSRVERELSAGVA, encoded by the coding sequence TTGGATCGCAATGAATTCCGGACACGGCTGGAGATGATTGATGTCCTCTTACAGGAGCAGGGATGGCCTGTTTTTGATCGGTCCCGTGTTATTTCGGAAGTCGATACCAAACAGTCTGATTTTGTCACAAAACAGTACAAGACCGTTTCCGAGACGCTGAAAAATGATCTTGAGAGCAAGTACGTCGATTACCTGCTGCTCGACAGTTTCGGCGCCCCGCTTGCGATCATTGAGGCGAAACGGACAACAAAAGATCCCCTCACCGGCCAGAAACAGGCCGAGATGTATGCCGACGACATCAAACGCCAGACCGGCCGGGATGTTTTCATCTTTCTCTCGAACGGGTACCGGATCGTGTTCTGGGACCGGGAACGTTACAGCCCACGGGAAGTGAAGGGGTTCTATGCGCAGGGCGACCTGGAGCGGCTCCGGTTCCAAAGGACGCAGGATGCAAACGCGCCTGTCAGTGTCGATACAGCCATTGTCGACCGGGCGAAAGGAATTGAATGCGTCAAACGGGTCGTTGAGCATCTCCAGAAGGGGCACCGGAAAGGGCTCATCGTTATGGCAACGGGCACCGGGAAGACCCGGGTTGCGATGGCCATTGTCAAAGTCTTAATGGAGAAAGGCCTTGTGCAGAAAGTCCTCTTCCTTGCGGACCGGAAAGCGCTGCGGAACCAGGCGATGAACAAGGGGTTCAAGGCATTTTTCCCGGAAGAGGGAAAGGACACGATTTATGCCGGCCGGTACGACAAGAGCAAGCGGCTGTACGTCTCCACGATCCAGACATTCCAGGAGATCTATCTGGACAAGGACGCAAACGGGCAGTTCCGGCTCTCGCCGGGCGAATTCGACCTGATCATCTCAGACGAGGCGCACCGCTCGATCTACAACAAGTGGAAGGACGTGTTCACGTACTTCGATGCGATCCAGATCGGCCTCACCGCCACCCCTTCGGAGATCATCGAGAAGGACACCCTCCGGTTCTTCGAATGTCACGACGGATCACCCACTGCGCTGTACTCGTACGATGAAGCGGTGAGAGACGGGGTGCTTGTGGATTTCCGCAGGAGCATCCTTGGGGCCCAGACGCATTTCCAGATCGCGGGAGTACGGCGACAGGATCTCCCGGAAGGCGAGCGGGCGAAACTGCTGGAACAGGGTATCGATCCCGACGAGATCGATTTCGAGGGAACGGAACTGGAGAAGAAAGTCGCCGTGAAGGGAACCTCGGAAGCGATCGTCCGCGAGTTTATGGAGAATGCGCTTTCGGACCAGACCGGAACGCTGCCGGCAAAGTCGATCATCTTTGCGATCTCCAAGAAGCACGCGTACCGCATCCAGGAAGCGTTCGACTCGCTCTATCCCGAGTACAGGGGCACGCTTGCCCGGACCATTGTATCGGAAGATTCCCGGGCGGAAGAGCTCATCCGAACGTTCACGAATGAGTCAATGCCCCGGGTCGCAATCTCGGTGGACATGCTGGATACGGGCATCGATGTGCCCGAGGTCTGTAACCTGGTCTTTGCCAAGCCCGTATTCTCGAAGATCAAGTTCTGGCAGATGCTTGGCCGGGGAACCCGGGCCAACAGCGCCTGCACGCATCCCGTGTGGCTGCCGGAGGGAAAGAAGGAATATTTCCAGGTCTTTGACTTCTGGAACAACTTCGAGTACTGGCAGATGAACCCTGACGGCGTGAAGAACGAATCGCCGGAAGCTATCACGAACCGGATCTTCCTCTCCCGGATCAAGCAGCTCGCGCTCCTCCGGGACCATGGCGATGCTGTGCGGGCAGCGCAGGTGAAGGAGCAGATCCTTTCGGATATCCGCTCGCTTCCCCCGGATTCCGTGAGCATCCGCGACAACAAAGAGGAGATCAAAAAAGCCCTCTCCCCGCACCTCTGGGACAATGTAGCCGTCGACCCGCTCCAGTTCCTGACCCAGAAGATCATGCCCCTGATGCGGTACCAGCAGGACGTGAACCTGAACACCGCGATCTTCTCGCTCCGGTGCGAGCAGCTCAGGCACGCGATCCTCCGCAATGACGCGGGCGAGATCGAGCGGCAGAAGCTCCTGATTGGCGGCATGGTCGAATGCCTGCCCCTGACGATCAACAAAGTGCAGGAACACGAGGCGTTCATCCGCGAGGTGCTCTCGAAATCGTTCTGGACCTCGGTCACGTACGAATCGGCCCAACAGATGCTCGATGAACTCTCGCCGCTGATGCCCTATATGAGAAAAGAGCCGCAGCAGACCATTGTCATCGACATGGGCGACCGGATCGAGATGCGGAAACTCATCCAGATGCTCGGCGAGAAAGAGCAGACCTACATCACCAAGTACCGGGAGCATGTCGAGGACCGGATAAAGAAGATCGCGGCCGACAGCCCCGTGATCCAGAAGATCGCCCGCGACGAAGTGCTTTCGGAAGCCGATCTCCAGCAGCTCGAAGCCACAATATTCGGCCCCGACCTCGCGAAGAACAGCGCGGAACTCGGCAAGGCCGTGACCAGTACCGAGAGCATCCTTGTCTCGTTTATCAAGCGGGTGCTCGGGATGTACGGCGAGGCCAACCCGACGGACCGGATCCGGGATGCGTTCCAGACGTACATGATCGAGAACAACAAACACTATTCGGCCGACCAGCTCAACTTTATCCGCATGGTCGAGTCGGTTTTTGCAACCAAGAAGCACATCACGTACGCCGACTTCTGGGAGCCGCCGTTTATTACTTTGGGGAATGCACCGGAGCCGATGTTCTCAACTGAAGAGCTGAAGGTGTTTGAGGGGATCTGTTCGCGGGTTGAGCGGGAGTTATCGGCAGGGGTGGCATAG
- a CDS encoding alpha/beta hydrolase, with the protein MNKNLTLILAIAAALCLVLAAGCTGTAGTANACPPAASQAGLKTYTPVNINATPIQYKEINGVKLAYREFGSGEPLLMITGFGNTMDGWNGTFIGILASKYHVYIYDPRGMGYSSDSNSTPVLSQYSDDAASLIKSLGYDSMHVYGVSMGSSTAQQLVIDHPERVNKLVLDSVTYSIRLPDTKLLLALNENISVNPTQSAGTRKEAQANLAWNGSWDKLSGIHKDVMLVEGTEDILTPDPISVKMAGQINGSWVVRFKGLPHFGSRYAPVQYGENALYFLGMNESPLGPKPF; encoded by the coding sequence ATGAACAAGAACCTGACATTAATCCTGGCCATCGCCGCCGCCCTCTGCCTCGTGCTCGCAGCAGGGTGCACCGGTACTGCCGGTACCGCAAATGCCTGCCCGCCCGCTGCCTCCCAGGCCGGCCTGAAGACCTACACGCCGGTCAACATCAATGCAACGCCCATCCAGTACAAAGAGATCAACGGCGTGAAACTCGCGTACCGGGAATTCGGGTCCGGCGAGCCCCTGCTGATGATCACGGGATTCGGCAATACCATGGACGGGTGGAACGGGACGTTCATCGGCATCCTTGCCTCGAAATACCATGTCTACATCTACGATCCCCGGGGAATGGGATACAGCAGCGACTCGAACAGCACGCCCGTCTTATCCCAGTACTCCGACGATGCCGCGTCACTGATCAAATCTCTGGGGTACGACAGCATGCACGTGTACGGGGTCTCCATGGGATCCTCGACCGCCCAGCAGCTGGTGATCGATCATCCCGAGCGCGTCAACAAGCTGGTCCTGGATTCGGTGACCTACAGCATCCGGCTTCCCGATACAAAACTCCTGCTTGCGCTCAATGAAAATATCAGTGTCAATCCCACCCAGTCGGCAGGTACACGGAAGGAGGCCCAGGCCAACCTTGCCTGGAACGGCTCCTGGGACAAGTTGTCCGGCATCCACAAGGATGTCATGCTCGTCGAGGGAACCGAGGATATCCTGACTCCCGATCCCATCTCGGTCAAGATGGCCGGGCAGATCAACGGCTCGTGGGTGGTGCGGTTCAAAGGCCTTCCGCACTTCGGATCCCGGTATGCCCCGGTCCAGTACGGGGAGAATGCCCTCTATTTCCTCGGGATGAACGAGTCCCCCCTCGGCCCGAAACCCTTTTAA
- a CDS encoding TetR/AcrR family transcriptional regulator, whose amino-acid sequence MPKVVPEYKEEAKRKIIAAGLFVLSRKGYSATTMDDIAAHLGVSKGAIYLYFKNKDELVLEIVRYIHQEIRTTAKKDFPNKSPLDAWTAFLDRFLENDLEYHAFFLEILVMTVRNPVIRESFTKSNTLAIEMATHGIACQQSNGLIRQDADPRTLAIAIISVFSGLRSLALVGVSREEIRERWMEIGKILLAPPEGAVPVKANTRPLECPWILEMGQLMVDGRDEDPFEIPACPDDCGNKKCRIRHKKKKK is encoded by the coding sequence ATGCCCAAAGTCGTGCCGGAATACAAGGAAGAAGCAAAGAGAAAGATCATTGCAGCAGGCCTTTTTGTCCTGAGCCGCAAAGGGTACTCCGCTACGACGATGGATGACATTGCTGCGCACCTTGGCGTGAGCAAGGGAGCCATCTACCTGTATTTTAAAAACAAGGACGAGCTCGTCCTGGAGATCGTGAGATACATCCACCAGGAGATCCGTACCACCGCAAAAAAGGACTTTCCCAACAAGTCCCCCCTGGATGCATGGACCGCGTTTCTCGATCGCTTCCTGGAAAACGATCTTGAGTACCATGCCTTCTTCCTGGAGATCCTGGTCATGACCGTCCGTAACCCGGTGATCCGGGAGAGTTTCACCAAGAGCAATACGCTCGCTATCGAGATGGCAACGCACGGGATCGCCTGCCAGCAGAGCAACGGGCTCATCCGGCAGGACGCGGATCCCCGCACGCTTGCCATTGCGATCATCAGCGTCTTCTCGGGTCTCCGGTCCCTGGCTCTCGTGGGCGTGAGCCGGGAGGAGATCCGCGAACGCTGGATGGAGATCGGGAAGATCCTGCTTGCTCCTCCCGAAGGCGCGGTGCCGGTCAAGGCAAATACCCGCCCGCTGGAATGCCCCTGGATCCTGGAGATGGGCCAGCTGATGGTGGATGGCAGGGATGAGGATCCGTTCGAGATCCCCGCCTGCCCGGATGACTGCGGGAACAAGAAGTGCAGGATCCGGCACAAGAAAAAGAAGAAGTGA
- a CDS encoding MDR family MFS transporter has product MEQHPITPLDPKKIPFVLGGLMLGLLLSALDGTIVSTVMPTIVRDLHGMEYYVWPFTMYMLCSTIAIVVFGKFSDLYGRRKIFLFGILIFLAGSVLCGLAPDMVLLTLFRGLQGIGGGILMTISFIIVAELFPIRERGKYMGILVSVFGISSIVGPLLGGVITDVFGWRWVFYINLPVGLIAAYLVVTHLHETAVLPEKKQIDYAGIASFILCMVPLLLALSLGGTILPWTSPQVLGLLILSGVMLACFIRTQRVAKSPLLPLTLFRNPIYSITAAAAFLANALMFAGVIYLPLFMQGVKKVSAAESGMVVTPMVLALVFAAVITGRLISSTGKYRALSVAGFVVTGAGIGMLVLLNPETPVLLIVLASALLGIGTGMMHPLLAIAAQNAFPPKDLGVVSSSQQFFRNMGATILTPVFGFVMYAGLGSMTDRNGLLLLPSADLAHAIGEVFLFCAGIVAICIILVLCLQEIPLRSRSKESTGPAEEA; this is encoded by the coding sequence ATGGAACAACATCCGATTACACCCCTCGACCCGAAAAAGATACCCTTCGTTCTCGGGGGCCTCATGCTCGGCCTCCTCCTCTCGGCCCTGGACGGGACGATTGTCAGTACCGTCATGCCGACCATTGTCCGCGATCTCCACGGCATGGAGTACTATGTCTGGCCGTTCACCATGTACATGCTCTGCTCCACGATAGCTATCGTGGTCTTTGGCAAGTTCTCCGATCTCTATGGCCGCAGGAAGATCTTCCTCTTTGGCATCCTCATCTTCCTTGCGGGATCCGTCCTCTGCGGCCTTGCGCCGGATATGGTTCTTTTAACCCTGTTCCGGGGTCTCCAGGGCATCGGCGGCGGCATCCTGATGACCATCTCGTTCATCATCGTTGCCGAACTCTTCCCGATCCGCGAGCGCGGGAAATACATGGGAATCCTCGTCTCGGTCTTCGGTATCTCAAGCATCGTCGGCCCGCTCCTGGGCGGCGTTATCACGGACGTTTTCGGGTGGCGGTGGGTCTTTTACATCAACCTGCCGGTCGGCCTCATTGCCGCGTACCTTGTAGTCACCCACCTGCACGAGACCGCTGTCCTGCCCGAGAAGAAGCAGATCGATTACGCCGGTATCGCCAGTTTTATCCTCTGTATGGTCCCCCTCCTCCTCGCCCTCTCGCTCGGGGGAACGATCCTTCCCTGGACCTCCCCGCAGGTGCTCGGGCTCCTGATCCTATCGGGAGTTATGCTCGCCTGCTTTATCCGGACCCAGAGAGTGGCAAAAAGCCCGCTCCTCCCGCTCACCCTCTTTAGAAATCCCATCTATTCCATCACGGCGGCAGCAGCGTTCCTTGCAAACGCCCTGATGTTTGCCGGGGTCATCTATCTCCCGCTCTTCATGCAGGGGGTCAAGAAAGTGAGTGCCGCTGAATCGGGGATGGTCGTCACCCCCATGGTGCTCGCGCTCGTGTTCGCGGCAGTCATAACCGGCCGGCTGATCTCCTCGACCGGGAAGTACCGGGCGCTCTCGGTTGCCGGTTTTGTCGTCACCGGGGCGGGCATCGGGATGCTGGTCCTCTTGAACCCTGAAACGCCCGTCCTCCTGATCGTCCTTGCCTCGGCGCTTCTCGGCATCGGGACGGGCATGATGCACCCGCTGCTTGCCATTGCCGCCCAGAACGCGTTCCCGCCAAAAGATCTCGGCGTGGTCTCCTCGTCCCAGCAGTTCTTCCGGAACATGGGAGCAACCATCTTAACACCGGTCTTCGGGTTTGTCATGTACGCGGGGCTCGGCAGCATGACGGACCGGAACGGCCTCCTGCTGCTACCTTCAGCCGATCTTGCCCATGCCATCGGGGAGGTCTTCCTCTTCTGTGCAGGAATAGTTGCGATCTGCATCATCCTTGTCCTCTGCCTCCAGGAGATCCCGCTCCGGTCCCGGAGTAAGGAGAGCACGGGACCGGCCGAAGAAGCGTAA
- a CDS encoding DUF2178 domain-containing protein produces MRKNTYSLLVAGVVAVMIFAVGFAITTGNPLVPVVLILAGIGVVYFGKQRVTDVIRDDLSDTIYGKAALNALLGTIIIAALIFAGTMTFYFNSGYGGGFHTYANGSVRVGFVQDDPVPGHELYTDYYLIADPADPTGIDFWGLDRLFANGHRVREFPLAFGTGMGFTVILLGGLYAAFTFYYNKRYG; encoded by the coding sequence ATGAGAAAGAATACCTACTCTCTGCTGGTCGCCGGCGTTGTGGCGGTCATGATATTTGCGGTGGGATTTGCAATCACGACCGGCAACCCGCTGGTCCCGGTCGTCCTCATCCTGGCGGGCATCGGGGTTGTCTATTTCGGCAAACAGCGGGTCACCGATGTGATCCGGGACGATCTCTCGGACACCATCTATGGAAAAGCTGCCCTGAACGCCCTCCTCGGGACAATCATCATTGCCGCGCTCATCTTTGCAGGGACCATGACCTTCTACTTCAATTCAGGGTACGGCGGCGGTTTCCATACCTATGCCAACGGGTCGGTCCGGGTGGGTTTCGTCCAGGACGACCCGGTGCCGGGGCACGAACTGTACACGGACTATTACCTTATCGCCGACCCCGCCGATCCAACCGGGATTGATTTCTGGGGGCTTGACCGGCTCTTTGCAAACGGGCACCGGGTGCGGGAGTTCCCGCTGGCATTCGGCACCGGCATGGGTTTCACCGTGATCCTGCTCGGCGGCCTGTACGCGGCATTTACTTTCTATTACAACAAGAGATACGGTTGA
- a CDS encoding helix-turn-helix transcriptional regulator, with protein sequence MRNRIKVYRAMHNMTQEELAERLRVTRRTINSIEGDKYNPSIELAFRMARLFNVPVEELFSLDGDE encoded by the coding sequence ATGAGGAACAGGATCAAGGTCTACCGGGCAATGCACAATATGACCCAGGAGGAACTCGCCGAGCGGCTCCGGGTCACCCGCAGGACGATCAATTCCATCGAGGGCGATAAATACAATCCCTCTATCGAGCTTGCCTTCCGTATGGCCCGGCTCTTCAATGTCCCGGTCGAGGAACTGTTCAGCCTTGACGGGGATGAATAA
- a CDS encoding S41 family peptidase, protein MQIKNSGLENIAWLFLFALVIGLAAPASAENSLSCPDCGMVWKDTCVPFENGNETAYNEDLMTALTPVGANLTAPADFSGSSWTGAFRALNNLFRERYAFTDWRAIDWDARYAEYAPRIAAAEKAGDRAAYYRALREYIFSVPDGHVLVSAPDDFGAKYADVGGGFGFAVSRLDSGKVIVSYVANGSAAEKAGIAAGDEVTGWNGKPVLDAINATSILWTSRKPSTTEGILLQQQRFLTRAPVGTTATVTLANGTSSGSRTVRLAAYDDKYDTMVKTTTFLQKRVDDIDIASASRGILPQISNNTVESRVLPGGYTCIAVYQEDYAAYQPFRSAMQQAIANKTPGIILDLRFNNGGDDNLASCFAGWFVDKPVFYEYGTKYDPGTGKFTRVWEAWTAPRPAGYSGPVAVLVSPYAVSSGEGLPMVFAHAGRGAIISFYGTNGAFGMEGMQAYMPLNLSIAFPDGASLDQAGKIQVDSNVSLRGGVAPTLRVPVNEETVARSMAGEDVQMTYALRWLDDQQKGQTPAATTAAGSSPVATTKAGLPAVLPVLALALCLVLAGLAGRKRE, encoded by the coding sequence ATGCAGATAAAGAATTCCGGATTAGAGAACATTGCCTGGCTTTTTCTTTTTGCCCTCGTCATCGGCCTCGCCGCACCTGCCTCGGCAGAGAACTCCCTGTCCTGTCCTGACTGCGGCATGGTCTGGAAGGACACCTGCGTCCCGTTCGAGAACGGGAACGAGACCGCGTACAATGAAGATCTGATGACCGCCCTGACCCCGGTCGGGGCGAACCTGACCGCCCCTGCCGATTTTTCCGGCAGCTCCTGGACCGGCGCCTTCCGTGCGCTCAACAACCTCTTCAGGGAACGATATGCGTTCACGGACTGGCGTGCCATTGACTGGGATGCCCGGTATGCAGAGTACGCCCCCCGCATTGCAGCGGCCGAGAAGGCCGGTGACAGGGCCGCTTACTACCGGGCCCTCCGGGAGTACATCTTCTCGGTCCCTGACGGGCATGTCCTGGTATCCGCCCCGGATGACTTCGGGGCAAAGTATGCCGATGTCGGCGGCGGTTTCGGGTTTGCCGTAAGCCGGCTCGACTCGGGGAAGGTCATCGTCAGCTATGTGGCAAACGGGAGTGCAGCAGAGAAGGCTGGGATTGCAGCCGGCGATGAAGTGACCGGATGGAACGGGAAGCCCGTCCTGGATGCCATCAATGCCACATCGATCCTCTGGACCTCCCGGAAGCCGTCGACAACGGAAGGCATCCTTCTCCAGCAGCAGCGATTCCTGACCCGGGCCCCGGTCGGGACAACTGCAACCGTTACGCTCGCAAACGGCACATCATCCGGGTCCCGGACGGTACGGCTGGCTGCGTATGACGACAAGTACGACACGATGGTGAAAACCACGACGTTCCTCCAGAAGCGGGTCGATGATATTGACATTGCCAGCGCCAGCCGCGGCATCCTCCCCCAGATCTCGAACAACACCGTCGAGTCCCGGGTCCTGCCGGGCGGGTACACCTGTATCGCGGTCTATCAGGAGGATTACGCTGCGTACCAGCCATTCAGATCTGCAATGCAGCAGGCGATCGCGAACAAAACGCCCGGCATCATCCTTGACTTACGGTTCAACAATGGCGGGGACGACAACCTGGCCTCCTGCTTTGCCGGCTGGTTCGTGGACAAGCCCGTCTTCTACGAGTATGGCACGAAATACGATCCGGGGACCGGGAAGTTCACCCGCGTCTGGGAGGCCTGGACTGCCCCGCGTCCTGCAGGCTACTCCGGCCCGGTCGCGGTGCTGGTCAGCCCGTATGCTGTCAGCTCGGGAGAGGGGCTCCCGATGGTCTTTGCACATGCCGGGCGGGGAGCGATCATCTCCTTCTACGGCACGAACGGGGCTTTCGGGATGGAGGGTATGCAGGCGTACATGCCGCTGAACCTGTCGATCGCATTCCCGGACGGAGCATCCCTCGACCAGGCCGGGAAGATCCAGGTGGACAGCAACGTCTCCCTCCGGGGGGGCGTAGCCCCGACCCTACGGGTGCCGGTAAACGAGGAGACCGTTGCCCGGTCCATGGCGGGCGAGGATGTCCAGATGACGTACGCCCTCCGGTGGCTCGATGACCAGCAGAAGGGTCAGACGCCGGCAGCAACGACAGCAGCAGGATCCTCCCCTGTCGCGACAACGAAGGCCGGCCTGCCGGCAGTGCTGCCGGTCCTCGCCCTTGCCCTCTGTCTTGTCCTTGCCGGGCTTGCTGGACGAAAACGTGAGTGA
- a CDS encoding PAS domain S-box protein, whose translation MPSVHPACKALVFSLLVAFFTAAVCIPVHAEQAPYRILVLNSYSPGLAFSDNELAGVREAFHDEKAEFTIEYMDSKKIATADYRDLLKTSYRMKYNTTHFDAIISFDDDAFQFLLKNRDSIFPGTPVFFCGVNSFNTSMIAGHDGFTGTVETLSRNETMDIALKLEPGTERILVVTDQTTSGEINRGMIEDAAASGRFPVPVLFLDENRSGLSLEELKEKLAHAPPKSVVYYSDFYQDKNGVTYMPTAVMEEISSVSSVPIFVHGDQYLGHGAVGGKLNSGILQGKTAGQMAIRNLSGIPVPDIKVYTEGMTGYMFDEKELLQWGIPLSSIPPGSLTINHVESPLEKYWMYIAAFVLFIILETWIIILLLINRRKRIHVEGELRSAEESLRSLISANPESVLLIKIDGTVLFSNEVAASRLGTTSKELLGKNLFDLVLPEPDEGRKQIFENLMMAEKPVRTIRTYGDRIFDTTIAPIRDPDGGITKAAALAIDITESQRLQEALRRINRKLKNLSEITRTDIERRTYLVQGYLALLETDLPEEKRSEYFNRLNQMLGDLVTAVGFSRQYQSLGEKVPVWQDVNNTFLYAISHISLGKIRHELLTATPEIYADPLLENVFLSLVKYMTEQVEGVTTIRLVSHEENGALLLLCECDGTPVPGTEKARLFNPDYPEYRSLFLAMEILDVTGISIRETGDGTTGARFEIRVPSGLYRYSP comes from the coding sequence ATGCCGTCCGTTCACCCCGCCTGCAAAGCACTGGTCTTCTCTCTTCTTGTGGCATTTTTCACAGCAGCAGTCTGTATCCCGGTCCATGCTGAGCAGGCTCCCTACCGGATACTGGTTCTCAACTCCTACAGTCCCGGCCTGGCATTCTCCGACAACGAGCTCGCCGGAGTCCGGGAAGCGTTCCATGATGAAAAAGCGGAGTTCACCATCGAATACATGGACAGCAAGAAGATCGCAACCGCTGACTACCGGGACCTGCTCAAAACAAGTTACCGGATGAAGTATAATACAACGCATTTTGATGCCATCATCTCGTTCGATGACGATGCCTTCCAGTTCCTCTTGAAAAACAGGGACTCGATCTTTCCCGGAACACCGGTCTTTTTCTGCGGGGTGAACAGTTTCAACACCAGCATGATCGCCGGCCATGACGGATTTACCGGGACTGTTGAAACACTGAGCCGGAACGAGACCATGGATATTGCGCTGAAACTCGAGCCGGGGACAGAGCGGATCCTGGTAGTTACGGACCAGACCACGAGCGGGGAGATCAACCGGGGGATGATTGAAGATGCAGCCGCATCCGGACGATTCCCCGTCCCGGTGCTCTTTCTCGACGAGAACCGTTCGGGTCTCTCGCTTGAGGAGCTGAAGGAGAAGCTCGCCCATGCACCCCCGAAGAGTGTTGTTTACTACTCGGATTTCTACCAGGACAAAAACGGGGTTACGTATATGCCTACGGCAGTCATGGAAGAGATCTCTTCGGTTTCATCCGTTCCCATCTTTGTCCACGGCGACCAGTACCTGGGACACGGGGCAGTTGGCGGCAAGCTGAACAGCGGCATTCTGCAGGGAAAGACCGCAGGACAGATGGCCATCCGGAACCTCAGCGGTATCCCGGTTCCGGACATAAAGGTGTACACGGAGGGTATGACCGGGTACATGTTTGACGAGAAAGAACTCCTCCAGTGGGGAATCCCACTCTCCAGCATCCCCCCGGGCTCCCTTACGATCAACCACGTGGAATCCCCCCTGGAAAAATACTGGATGTACATTGCAGCCTTTGTCCTGTTCATCATCCTTGAAACATGGATCATCATCCTGCTCCTCATCAACCGGAGAAAACGTATCCATGTTGAAGGCGAGCTCCGGTCAGCGGAAGAGTCGCTCCGGTCCCTCATAAGCGCCAACCCGGAGTCGGTTCTCCTGATCAAGATCGACGGGACGGTCCTGTTCAGCAACGAGGTGGCTGCATCGCGCCTTGGCACAACCTCAAAAGAGCTGCTCGGCAAAAACCTCTTTGACCTGGTCCTCCCGGAGCCGGATGAGGGCCGCAAACAGATCTTTGAAAACCTGATGATGGCAGAAAAACCAGTCCGCACTATCAGAACCTATGGCGACCGGATCTTCGATACCACCATTGCCCCGATCCGCGATCCTGACGGCGGGATAACGAAAGCTGCGGCCCTTGCCATCGATATCACGGAATCCCAGCGGCTCCAGGAGGCCCTCCGGCGCATCAACCGCAAGCTCAAGAACCTCTCGGAGATCACCCGCACGGATATCGAGAGGCGGACCTACCTTGTCCAGGGATACCTTGCCCTGCTCGAAACCGATCTGCCCGAGGAAAAGCGGTCGGAATATTTCAACCGGCTCAACCAGATGCTCGGGGATCTCGTGACCGCGGTCGGGTTCTCCCGGCAGTACCAGAGCCTGGGGGAGAAGGTGCCGGTCTGGCAGGATGTCAACAACACATTCCTTTACGCAATCTCGCATATCAGCCTTGGCAAGATACGGCACGAACTGCTCACTGCAACGCCCGAGATCTATGCCGATCCCCTTCTCGAGAATGTCTTCCTCAGCCTGGTGAAATACATGACAGAGCAGGTTGAGGGAGTTACCACAATCCGGCTGGTGTCGCACGAGGAGAACGGGGCGCTCCTGCTTCTGTGCGAATGCGACGGGACGCCGGTACCTGGAACGGAGAAGGCCCGATTATTCAACCCGGACTATCCGGAATACCGGTCCCTGTTTTTAGCCATGGAGATCCTCGATGTGACCGGCATCTCGATACGCGAGACCGGTGATGGCACGACCGGAGCCCGTTTCGAGATCCGGGTGCCGTCGGGATTATACCGGTATTCCCCATAA